A stretch of Pseudomonas sp. LRP2-20 DNA encodes these proteins:
- a CDS encoding MBL fold metallo-hydrolase RNA specificity domain-containing protein, with protein MEFPALSHHGGARSVTGSCHQLHLDPTTSLLIDCGLEQGREAPVGAEFASIGFDIAGIEALIITHVHLDHVGRIPALLAAGFRGPILCSEPSAKLLPLVLEDAYKLAISADPVQVDRYLALLRRLIVALPFEQWHCVVEQGSVACSIRLQRAGHLLGSAYVECDVRVEGSEASSRIVFSGDLGAPGNPLLRPVQSPERADVLVLESTYGDRLHAGRSDRQQRLEAVIDRALADNGTILIPAFSLGRTQELLYEIEDILHRKSLLNEPGQPSGDDPLQVIDWSSLPVILDSPLAQRITQAYRELHGYWNQEARQRLGEGRAPLGFAQLVCVDTHAKHQKVVNYLKSTGRPAIVIAGNGMCSGGRIVNYLKAMLGDARHEVMFTGYQAKGTPGAVIQASEGAEGFVQIDLDGRMHEVRAKVISLGGYSGHADQSGLVKFVEGIPYAPKKVVLVHGELRAKESLRRTLEERFVQLNRPMDIFVAR; from the coding sequence ATGGAGTTTCCCGCCCTTTCCCATCATGGTGGTGCCCGAAGCGTCACCGGTTCCTGCCATCAGCTTCACCTCGACCCGACAACCAGTCTGTTGATCGACTGTGGTCTGGAGCAAGGGCGCGAGGCGCCTGTAGGTGCAGAGTTTGCATCTATCGGCTTCGATATTGCCGGTATCGAGGCGCTCATCATTACCCACGTCCATCTGGATCACGTCGGTCGAATACCGGCGCTACTGGCCGCTGGCTTCCGTGGGCCTATCCTGTGCAGCGAGCCCTCGGCCAAGCTCTTGCCACTGGTGCTCGAGGATGCGTACAAGCTGGCTATCAGTGCGGATCCCGTCCAGGTCGACCGCTACCTGGCGCTGTTGCGGCGCCTTATCGTTGCGCTGCCATTCGAGCAGTGGCATTGCGTTGTCGAGCAGGGCAGCGTTGCCTGTTCCATTCGACTGCAGCGTGCCGGCCACCTGCTCGGGTCGGCCTATGTGGAGTGCGATGTGCGCGTCGAGGGCAGCGAGGCCAGTTCGCGTATCGTCTTTTCCGGCGACCTCGGGGCGCCCGGCAATCCGCTGTTGCGGCCCGTTCAGTCGCCAGAACGGGCCGATGTGCTGGTGCTGGAGAGTACTTACGGTGACCGCCTGCACGCAGGCCGCAGCGACCGTCAACAGCGGCTCGAGGCGGTAATCGATCGGGCACTGGCGGATAACGGCACCATCCTGATACCGGCATTCAGCCTGGGGCGTACACAGGAGCTGCTGTACGAGATCGAAGACATTCTGCATCGAAAATCGCTGCTCAACGAACCTGGTCAGCCCTCTGGTGATGATCCGTTGCAGGTCATCGACTGGTCGAGTTTGCCGGTCATCCTCGACTCTCCCCTGGCGCAGCGCATCACCCAGGCCTACCGCGAACTCCATGGGTACTGGAATCAAGAGGCCCGGCAGCGGCTGGGCGAGGGCAGGGCACCACTGGGGTTCGCCCAGCTGGTGTGCGTGGATACCCATGCCAAGCATCAGAAGGTCGTGAATTATCTAAAGAGTACCGGGCGGCCGGCGATCGTCATCGCTGGCAATGGCATGTGCTCCGGTGGGCGCATCGTCAATTACCTCAAGGCCATGCTCGGTGATGCGCGGCATGAAGTGATGTTCACTGGCTACCAGGCCAAAGGCACCCCGGGAGCGGTGATTCAGGCTAGCGAGGGCGCGGAAGGATTTGTGCAAATTGACCTGGATGGGCGTATGCATGAGGTTCGCGCAAAAGTGATCTCACTGGGTGGCTATTCAGGGCATGCGGATCAGAGTGGGCTGGTAAAATTTGTCGAAGGTATACCGTATGCACCGAAGAAGGTTGTTTTAGTGCATGGCGAGCTACGTGCGAAAGAGTCCCTGAGGCGGACCCTGGAAGAACGGTTCGTGCAGTTGAATCGGCCAATGGACATTTTTGTCGCGCGATAA
- a CDS encoding lipopolysaccharide assembly protein LapA domain-containing protein produces the protein MRNLKRALAALFVLLLAAVVLFFVLENQQAVALVLFGWSAPAMPVAVPVLAALVVGLAVGPLLGAYGVQRSKRKIRASARQAVLNGN, from the coding sequence ATGCGTAACCTCAAGCGCGCCCTGGCGGCGTTGTTCGTGCTGCTGCTGGCGGCTGTGGTGCTGTTCTTTGTATTGGAGAACCAGCAGGCGGTGGCGCTGGTGCTGTTTGGCTGGTCGGCCCCTGCCATGCCGGTGGCGGTGCCTGTACTGGCAGCCCTGGTTGTCGGCTTGGCGGTAGGTCCACTGCTTGGTGCATATGGTGTGCAGCGCAGCAAACGCAAGATCCGCGCTTCGGCACGTCAGGCGGTGCTGAACGGCAACTGA
- the ihfB gene encoding integration host factor subunit beta, which yields MTKSELIERIVTHQGLLSSKDVELAIKTMLEQMSQCLATGDRIEIRGFGSFSLHYRAPRVGRNPKTGQSVELEGKFVPHFKPGKELRDRVNEEEHEHP from the coding sequence ATGACGAAGTCGGAGCTGATCGAACGTATTGTCACCCATCAAGGGCTGCTCTCGTCGAAGGACGTGGAGTTGGCCATCAAGACCATGCTTGAGCAGATGTCCCAATGCCTGGCCACTGGCGATCGCATCGAGATTCGCGGCTTTGGCAGTTTTTCCTTGCACTATCGCGCACCGCGGGTTGGCCGCAATCCCAAGACCGGCCAGTCGGTGGAGCTCGAAGGCAAGTTCGTGCCCCACTTCAAGCCAGGCAAAGAGCTGCGCGACCGGGTCAATGAAGAAGAGCACGAGCACCCTTGA